DNA from Hyalangium minutum:
AGAGCTACCACCACACCCCGGCGATGATCCGGGCGGAGACGGCCTTCGGGGCGGCGGCGCTGATCGAGGCCGGCGGAGAGCACCTGCCTCACGGACTCGCCCTGGCCAACACCGTTCTGGGGGCAGTCCAGGAGAACGGCAGCCTCTACTCCACGCTGGACTCGGTGGCGGCCATCACGCTGCTGGCGGCGCTGCGCAATGCCCGCATCGCCGTCGGGCCCGAGGGGAAGATCCGCGTGGATGGGCAGGACACGACGCTGGCCCAGGCAGTGACTCGCACGGGGCTCCGCCAGGTGGAGGCCGTGGAGGGCAGCGTGCAGGTGCAGGTGGATCGCATCGTCGAGGAGGACTACACGGCGATCAACGAGGGCGTGAAGGCCCACGTCGCGCTGATGCGCAGCGGCCGCGCGGCGGGCGTGCTGGCGCCGGGAGACTCGGTGGACCTGGTCATCACGCTGGAGAGTGGGTACCAGGCGGGAGACCTCGTGCACGTGTTCCTGCCGGATGCACTCTCGTGGGTGCATGGAGGCGGACAGGTGAAGCGCTTCTCACTGGACCTCGTGGGCCAGAACGAGATCCGCGTCCCGCTGGCCGCCACGGGTTTGACGCTGGATGCCAGCGGAGGCCCCGGCCGCCAGCGCTTCGCGGTGGCCGTGCGCAACATGTACGACGAGAAGCGGGGCAAGGGCTTCGGAGACCTCGAGGTGTCCGTCCACAAGACCGCCGGGCCCGGTGGATTGGCCCAGCGCGTCCTGAAGGGGCTCAAGGACCTGGTCGGCTGACCTGACACCAACGCCTCGTGGACAACCTCACGCACGGATTGCTGGGCCTCGCGGTAGGCGCGCTGCGCCGGCCTGACGCCGCAGGAGGCCCTCTGTCCGCCACGGACAAGGCCGTGCTGCTGGGGTGCGCGCTGGCCGCCGAGCTGCCGGATCTGGACAACCTGCTGCCCTCGGAGAACTCGGTGGTGCACGCGCTCCAGGCGCACCGCGGGCTCTCGCACGCGCTGGTGTTCACCCCGGTGGTGGCGTTGGCCGCGACGGCGGTGGCGAAGGCGGTCTTCCGCACAGCGCGCGTGGGGCCGGTGTTCCTCTTCAGCCTGATCTCGGTCTGCCTGGCGCACCTGTTGGCGGACCTGTGGACAGGCTGGGGCACGCGCGTGCTGCTGCCCTTCTCGGATCGGCGGTGGACGCTGGACTGGACGATGGTGGTGGATCCGTGGGTGACGCTGCCACTGCTCGTGGGCGCGGTCTGGGCCTGGCGCCGCAGGACCGTGTGGCGGCGAGCACTGCTCGTGGGAGCGGCGCTCTCGGTGGCGTACCTGGGGCTGCGCGTCGCACTTCAGAACGTGCTGAGCGGGCGTGTCCGAGAGGCCTTGCCCGCCGCGGAGCGAGTGCAGGTGTTCCCCGCGTGGCTGTCGCTCACGACCTGGCGCTACGTGGCCCTGCTGCCGGATGAGTACGTGGTTGGCACGGCCTCCCTGGGCAGAGCGCCCATCGAGGAGCGGAGGTGGCCCCGGCCCGTCCCTGACGCACTGCCGGAGTCCGTGAGGAACATCCCCACCGTGCGCGAGGCGCTCGCCTGGGCGCGCTTTCCCCTCGTTTCACAGGTTCCCCGCCCTGACGGAGCCTCCGAGATCCGCATCGGCGATCTGCGCTACCACCTGAACGGCGAGCCGACGCTCCAGTTCATTCTGGAGCTCAATCCGGAGGGAGCCCTGCGCGCCGCCCGCCTGGAGCGAGGCGGGAGCGCGGCGGAGTTGCTGCGGCGGTGGCGAGGCCAAGACCGCTGAGCGATGCGCTCCGCTCAGACCTGAGGTACCGCTGGCGCCTCAGGCCTCCTTGGCCGGAGCGGTGGGGCCGTGCTTGCGCCGCCAGCGCTCCACCAGCAGCAGCAGCGAAGGGAAGCCCAGCAGCACGATGAGAATGTTCACGCCGAACCCCAGGTTCGCCACGTTGCCGATCGAGTTGAGCCCCGGGTGCTGAGCAATGGCCAACGCCAGGAAGCCGATGGCGCTCGTCAGCAGACCGCCCGTGATGGCCCGGCCCGTCTCCGCGTACACGGAGATGAAGTCACTGTCCGGCTCGGACAACCGTTGGATGAGGTGCACGCCCGCGTCCACTGTCGTGCCCACCAGCACCGGCAGCACCACCAGGTTCAGGTAGTTGAACTGAATGCCCAGGATGGCCATCAGCCCCACCAGCCCCGCCACCGACAACAGCGTGGGCAACATGCAGATCAGCGCCGTGCGCAGCTTGCCCAACGTCACCCACATGGCCACCAGCACCGAGAGCACCGCCGCCGCCAGAATGCGCGGCCCCTCCTGCGCCACCATGTCCAGGATGTCCGCCACGATCAGCGCCTCGCCCGCCGCCGACACCTGCGAGCCGTCCGGCAGCTTCATCCCGCGCACCTCCTTGGTGAAGCGCCGCGTCCCGTAGCCATCCGCCAGGTTGATGGATGCGTACACCAGCACCACGCCGCTCCGGTTCCCATCCAGCCCCTCCAGCTCGTGCCGCATCGCCTCGGGCAGGTCCTTCTGACCGAAGGTCTGCGCCTGCGTCATCTTCAGGTACGTGGGCCAGTGAGCCTGCACGTCCTTGGGCAGCCGCTCCGGATCCAGCTTCGCCAGCTTGTCGTGGATGGCGTGCAGGACCGCCGCCTTCTCCTCCTGCTTGTCCGGCACCAGGTCCTCCTGCGAGCGGACGAAGTCGATGGTGGAGTCCTTGCCCTTCTGCGCCTTGCGCTCCTTGAGCTGGCGCACCACCTCGCGCTCCATCGTCGGCGAGTCCGTGACGACCACCACCGGAGACTGCGAGTGGCCCAGAATCTTGTCCATGCGCCGGTCCAGCCGCACGGACGGCAGCTCCATCGACTCCAGCTTGGAGCCGTCGTAGTTGAAGCTGACGTTCCACGCCTGGCTGATCAGCGCCACCAGCCCCACGCCCACCACGATGGCCACTCCGCGGTAGCTGCGCGGCAGCCACCGGGCCAGCATGGCCATCGGACCGGCCGAGCCCACGTGCTCGCGCGGCGTCCAGCCCCACTTCGCCGCCAGCCCCAGCAGCGCCGGGAGGATGAGCACGTACGAGGCGATGCTCACCAGCATGCCCACCGCCGCGATGATGCCGAACTCGTGGAACGCGGCGAACTCGGAGATGGACAGGCTCAGGAACGTGAGCGCCGCCACCACCGCGGAGATGAGCGCGGAGAAGCCCGTGTGACTGAAGGCCTCGCGCACCGCCTCCAGCGAGTCCTTCCCCTCCGAGCGCAGCGTCGTGTACCGCCCCAGGAGGTGGATGCCGTGCTCCACGCCCAGGCCGCCCAGCACCGCGCCCAGGAAGCCGGTGAGCAGGTTCACCTGCCCGTAGAACAGGCCCACGAAGCCGTATGTCCACGCCAGGCCTCCCAGCACCGGCAGCACCGCGAAGGCCACGCTCAGCACGCTGCGGAAGTGGAACCCCAGGTAGAGCAGCAGCAGCACCAGCGCGATGCTCGAGGCCTGCGCCAAGTCGTTGGTGATCAGCGCCTGGTGGTCAATCTTCTTCTTGAAGGTGCCCGACAAGGCCGTCTGGAAGCCGGGCCCATACTTGGACAAGTCCTGCTGCTTCAGGAACTCGTCCACTTGGGACACCACCTTCTTGGCGTAGCCCAGGTCGGCGCTGTTGCCCTTCGGCTTGAGCATCAGCACCACCATCTTCTCCTCCGGATCCAGGTAGTACGGATCCTTCGCCACCGCCTGCTCCTCGCTGCCGCGGCGCAGGAAGAGCTTCTGTTCCAGCTTGTGCTTGAAGTCCTCGAAGCCAATGGAGGGCGGAGGCGCATCCTCCAGCTCGACGAAGAGCGGGTTGGCCCGCTGCTTCTCCCAGGTGATGCGATCGTCGAGCTGCTTCTGGAGCCCTTGCAGGTCCTCCAGCTCCGCGTAGTACAGCACGCGCTCCTCGAAGAAGGCGTCCGAGCGCTTGTAGTTGACGTAGCGGACCTCGGAGAGCTGGCCCAGCTTGGGAGCCATGTCGTCGGCGAACTGCTTGAGCTTGTCAGCGTCCGCGTTCATGCCCACGACGACCAGGTAGCCCTGCCCGCCGAAGCGCTTCTTCAGCTTCTCCAGGTCCTGCACGCTGGGGAAGGACTTGGGCAGCAAGCCCACCAGGTCAGAGCTCAGGGAGAGCTTCCGCGCGAAGAAGCCGCCCACCACCACCAACAACGCCGCCAGGGCCAGCGCCTGCCAGGGCTTGCGATGGTTGCGCGCCGCCAGCGCGCCCATCAACTTCTCCATCCGCTGCCCCAACCCGATCTCGCTCATGTGTGTCTGCTCTTCTGTCCGAAAGTCCGCGATTGCAGCCGCCCACCATGGCGAGGGCCCTGACCGGAGTCAATGAATCGCCGGGGGGCGGCCAGGCAGGCAG
Protein-coding regions in this window:
- a CDS encoding metal-dependent hydrolase; translated protein: MDNLTHGLLGLAVGALRRPDAAGGPLSATDKAVLLGCALAAELPDLDNLLPSENSVVHALQAHRGLSHALVFTPVVALAATAVAKAVFRTARVGPVFLFSLISVCLAHLLADLWTGWGTRVLLPFSDRRWTLDWTMVVDPWVTLPLLVGAVWAWRRRTVWRRALLVGAALSVAYLGLRVALQNVLSGRVREALPAAERVQVFPAWLSLTTWRYVALLPDEYVVGTASLGRAPIEERRWPRPVPDALPESVRNIPTVREALAWARFPLVSQVPRPDGASEIRIGDLRYHLNGEPTLQFILELNPEGALRAARLERGGSAAELLRRWRGQDR
- a CDS encoding efflux RND transporter permease subunit produces the protein MSEIGLGQRMEKLMGALAARNHRKPWQALALAALLVVVGGFFARKLSLSSDLVGLLPKSFPSVQDLEKLKKRFGGQGYLVVVGMNADADKLKQFADDMAPKLGQLSEVRYVNYKRSDAFFEERVLYYAELEDLQGLQKQLDDRITWEKQRANPLFVELEDAPPPSIGFEDFKHKLEQKLFLRRGSEEQAVAKDPYYLDPEEKMVVLMLKPKGNSADLGYAKKVVSQVDEFLKQQDLSKYGPGFQTALSGTFKKKIDHQALITNDLAQASSIALVLLLLYLGFHFRSVLSVAFAVLPVLGGLAWTYGFVGLFYGQVNLLTGFLGAVLGGLGVEHGIHLLGRYTTLRSEGKDSLEAVREAFSHTGFSALISAVVAALTFLSLSISEFAAFHEFGIIAAVGMLVSIASYVLILPALLGLAAKWGWTPREHVGSAGPMAMLARWLPRSYRGVAIVVGVGLVALISQAWNVSFNYDGSKLESMELPSVRLDRRMDKILGHSQSPVVVVTDSPTMEREVVRQLKERKAQKGKDSTIDFVRSQEDLVPDKQEEKAAVLHAIHDKLAKLDPERLPKDVQAHWPTYLKMTQAQTFGQKDLPEAMRHELEGLDGNRSGVVLVYASINLADGYGTRRFTKEVRGMKLPDGSQVSAAGEALIVADILDMVAQEGPRILAAAVLSVLVAMWVTLGKLRTALICMLPTLLSVAGLVGLMAILGIQFNYLNLVVLPVLVGTTVDAGVHLIQRLSEPDSDFISVYAETGRAITGGLLTSAIGFLALAIAQHPGLNSIGNVANLGFGVNILIVLLGFPSLLLLVERWRRKHGPTAPAKEA